A window of the Phycicoccus sp. M110.8 genome harbors these coding sequences:
- the tsaB gene encoding tRNA (adenosine(37)-N6)-threonylcarbamoyltransferase complex dimerization subunit type 1 TsaB, protein MLLLAIDTSTSAITVAVRDDSGTRCAATVLDARGHTEHVTPLVERCLDEAGCTPADVTDVVVGTGPGPFTGLRVGIVTGLVFGHARGIPVHGVCSLDVLAAQARGLVQGDDLVVATDARRKEVYTARYAVEPAGVRRLTEPHVDRPADLPEDLRALPTAGRGPVLYPDLFPHAVDVLDVDAAVLAEVAAARIAAGEPMPVEPLYLRRPDALTTAERAQR, encoded by the coding sequence ATGCTGCTGCTCGCGATCGACACCTCGACCTCGGCGATCACCGTCGCCGTGCGCGACGACAGCGGCACCCGTTGCGCCGCCACGGTCCTCGACGCCCGCGGCCACACCGAGCACGTCACCCCGCTGGTCGAGCGCTGCCTCGACGAGGCCGGGTGCACCCCGGCCGACGTCACGGACGTCGTGGTGGGCACGGGGCCCGGCCCCTTCACCGGCCTGCGCGTCGGCATCGTGACGGGCCTGGTGTTCGGGCACGCCCGCGGCATACCGGTCCACGGCGTGTGCAGCCTCGACGTCCTCGCCGCGCAGGCGCGCGGCCTCGTCCAGGGCGACGACCTGGTCGTGGCGACCGACGCCCGCCGCAAAGAGGTCTACACCGCCCGGTATGCCGTGGAGCCGGCCGGCGTGCGCCGGCTCACCGAGCCGCACGTCGACCGCCCGGCCGACCTGCCCGAGGACCTGCGCGCCCTGCCGACGGCAGGGCGGGGACCGGTGCTCTACCCGGACCTGTTCCCCCACGCGGTGGACGTCCTCGACGTCGACGCGGCCGTGCTCGCCGAGGTGGCCGCCGCGCGGATCGCCGCGGGGGAGCCGATGCCGGTCGAGCCGCTCTACCTGCGCCGGCCGGATGCCCTGACGACCGCGGAGCGGGCGCAGCGGTGA
- the alr gene encoding alanine racemase, with amino-acid sequence MSDTTSSTPPAPAPPGLPACAQVDLGAISANVAALRERAGSAEVMAVVKADAYGHGLVPAARAAVRGGATWLGVAQLPEAVELRQAGVDVPVLSWLHVPGQDFTEAVALGIDLGIAAQWSLQQALDAAAATGRTARIHVKVDTGLGRNGAWDADLDALIDDVARAQADRAVEVVGVFSHFAYADAPQHPTVRAQQERFEGLLTQFEQAGIRPQVRHLANSAATLTNPSAHYDLVRPGVSVYGLSPVPDLGAPEDFGLREAMRLVARLALVKDCPAGQGISYGHTYTTSEQTRLGLVPMGYADGIPRHASSRGPVQVGGSRYAVAGRVCMDQFVLVLGADNAAVAGDEAVLFGVGASGEPTAQDWAVAAGTINYEVVTRVGARVPRVYVGGEDL; translated from the coding sequence CCAACGTGGCCGCGCTGCGCGAGCGCGCCGGCTCGGCCGAGGTCATGGCCGTGGTCAAGGCCGACGCGTACGGGCACGGGCTCGTGCCCGCTGCCCGGGCGGCCGTGCGCGGGGGCGCCACGTGGCTCGGCGTCGCCCAGCTGCCGGAGGCCGTCGAGCTGCGCCAGGCGGGCGTCGACGTGCCCGTGCTGTCGTGGCTGCACGTGCCGGGGCAGGACTTCACCGAGGCGGTCGCCCTGGGCATCGACCTCGGCATCGCGGCGCAGTGGTCCCTGCAGCAGGCCCTCGACGCCGCCGCTGCCACCGGCCGCACCGCCCGGATCCACGTCAAGGTCGACACCGGCCTCGGCCGCAACGGCGCCTGGGACGCGGACCTCGACGCGCTCATCGACGACGTCGCCCGTGCCCAGGCCGACCGGGCGGTCGAGGTCGTCGGCGTCTTCTCCCACTTCGCCTACGCCGACGCGCCGCAGCACCCCACCGTGCGCGCCCAGCAGGAACGCTTCGAGGGGTTGCTCACCCAGTTCGAACAGGCCGGCATACGGCCGCAGGTGCGCCACCTGGCCAACTCGGCGGCCACGCTGACAAACCCGTCCGCGCACTACGACCTCGTGCGCCCCGGCGTCTCGGTCTACGGCCTCTCGCCCGTGCCCGACCTGGGCGCGCCCGAGGACTTCGGGCTGCGCGAGGCCATGCGGCTCGTGGCCCGGCTCGCGCTGGTCAAGGACTGCCCCGCGGGCCAGGGCATCTCCTACGGCCACACCTACACCACGAGCGAGCAGACGCGCCTGGGCCTGGTGCCGATGGGGTACGCCGACGGCATCCCGCGCCACGCCTCCAGCCGGGGACCGGTGCAGGTCGGCGGGAGCCGGTATGCCGTGGCCGGCCGGGTCTGCATGGACCAGTTCGTGCTCGTCCTCGGGGCCGACAACGCCGCCGTGGCCGGCGACGAGGCCGTGCTGTTCGGCGTCGGGGCCTCGGGTGAGCCGACCGCCCAGGACTGGGCCGTCGCAGCCGGGACCATCAACTACGAGGTCGTGACCCGGGTCGGCGCCCGGGTGCCGCGCGTCTACGTGGGCGGTGAGGACCTGTGA
- the rimI gene encoding ribosomal protein S18-alanine N-acetyltransferase, whose amino-acid sequence MRDVHWTDIPALDALEQRLFPDDAWSQATWWSELAGRPRRSYVVEQDESGAVVAYGGLDLGGDVADVMTMAVAPEAQGRGLGRAVLEELVARARADSAEHLMLEVRADNAPARKLYDSNGFEVLTVRRRYYQPGDVDALVMRRVLIEEVPA is encoded by the coding sequence GTGAGGGACGTGCACTGGACCGACATCCCCGCGCTCGACGCCCTCGAGCAGCGGCTCTTCCCCGACGACGCGTGGTCGCAGGCCACATGGTGGTCCGAGCTGGCCGGGCGGCCCCGCCGGTCCTACGTCGTCGAGCAGGACGAGTCGGGTGCGGTGGTGGCGTACGGCGGGCTCGACCTCGGCGGTGACGTCGCCGACGTCATGACCATGGCGGTCGCCCCCGAGGCGCAGGGCCGCGGGCTCGGGCGCGCGGTGCTGGAGGAGCTCGTCGCGCGGGCACGCGCCGACTCCGCCGAGCACCTCATGCTCGAGGTCAGGGCGGACAACGCGCCGGCCCGAAAGCTCTACGACAGCAACGGATTCGAGGTGCTCACGGTGCGACGCCGCTACTACCAGCCGGGTGACGTGGACGCGCTCGTGATGCGTCGCGTCCTCATCGAGGAGGTGCCGGCATGA
- the tsaD gene encoding tRNA (adenosine(37)-N6)-threonylcarbamoyltransferase complex transferase subunit TsaD codes for MIADQPLVLGIETSCDETGVGIVRGETLLVDAIASSVDEHARFGGVVPEVASRAHLEAMIPTIERATRDAGVRLADLDAVAVTSGPGLAGALMVGVAAAKSLAVALGKPLYGVNHLASHVAVDIVEHGPLPEPTLAMLVSGGHSSLLLVPDVTSEITSLGSTIDDAAGEAFDKVARVLGLPFPGGPYIDRAAREGDRVAIDFPRGLTTGRDLERHRFDFSFSGLKTAVARWVQAREAAGEPVPVADVAASFQEAVTDVLTRKAVAACKEHGVENLQIGGGVAANSRLRAMAQERCDEAGIALRVPRPGLCTDNGAMVASLGAQMVLKGRTPSDLALPADSSMPVTEIQS; via the coding sequence ATGATCGCCGACCAGCCGCTGGTGCTCGGCATCGAGACGTCCTGCGACGAGACCGGTGTCGGCATCGTCCGGGGCGAGACCCTGCTGGTGGACGCGATCGCCAGCAGCGTCGACGAGCACGCGCGGTTCGGCGGCGTGGTGCCCGAGGTTGCCAGCCGCGCCCACCTCGAGGCGATGATCCCGACGATCGAGCGCGCGACCCGTGACGCCGGTGTTCGCCTGGCCGACCTCGACGCGGTGGCGGTCACCTCCGGCCCCGGGCTGGCCGGTGCGCTCATGGTCGGTGTGGCTGCCGCCAAGTCGCTCGCGGTCGCGCTCGGCAAGCCGCTCTACGGCGTGAACCACCTCGCGTCGCACGTCGCGGTCGACATCGTCGAGCACGGTCCGCTGCCCGAGCCGACCCTGGCGATGCTCGTGTCGGGCGGCCACTCCTCGCTGCTGCTCGTCCCCGACGTCACCTCCGAGATCACCTCGCTGGGGTCGACGATCGACGACGCGGCGGGCGAGGCGTTCGACAAGGTCGCCCGAGTCCTCGGCCTGCCGTTCCCGGGCGGCCCGTACATCGACCGCGCGGCGCGGGAGGGGGACCGGGTCGCGATCGACTTCCCCCGCGGACTGACGACCGGCAGGGACCTCGAGCGCCACCGGTTCGACTTCTCCTTCTCCGGGTTGAAGACGGCCGTCGCCCGCTGGGTGCAGGCCCGGGAGGCGGCCGGTGAGCCGGTGCCGGTGGCGGACGTCGCCGCGTCGTTCCAGGAGGCCGTCACGGACGTGCTCACGCGCAAGGCGGTCGCCGCCTGCAAGGAGCACGGCGTCGAGAACCTGCAGATCGGTGGCGGCGTGGCTGCCAACTCGCGCCTGCGGGCGATGGCCCAGGAGCGCTGCGACGAGGCGGGCATCGCGCTGCGGGTGCCGCGTCCGGGACTGTGCACCGACAACGGCGCGATGGTCGCCTCCCTCGGCGCCCAGATGGTGCTCAAGGGCCGCACGCCCTCTGACCTCGCCCTGCCGGCCGACTCCTCGATGCCGGTGACCGAGATCCAGTCGTAG
- a CDS encoding alpha/beta hydrolase — protein sequence MSPANRGLVGLGVGLAAAGVATAAGVAARQVRGERQARLSVLSPHGTYTHTADREMQILADDGVSLHVEVDDGNPAAASPGKPTVVFSHGYTLSLRSWVLQRRALVEAGYRVVLWDQRSHGRSALAPAESCTIDQLGRDLHRVVQETVPDGPLVLIGHSMGGMTVMSMAEQFPEVVRERVVAAAFVATSAGGENMLTLGFGQFVGRVLGRLGPRFLSRLGTRQALVDTARRVGREVEDLIVERYSFASPVSPETVRYTADMIMGTPLQVMADFLPSIDVHDKRKALAQFHGIETLVLNGAQDLLTPPAHSEAIVRLVPGAEHVVVEEAGHIIMLEHPEVLDEQFLSLIERGMRAAEAGVPVEGKPRVRRTLTDLAKKRRVADARRTPAPRRRSRRA from the coding sequence GTGAGCCCCGCGAACCGAGGTCTCGTGGGGCTCGGCGTCGGCCTGGCCGCCGCCGGCGTCGCCACGGCCGCGGGCGTCGCCGCGCGGCAGGTCCGCGGGGAGCGGCAGGCGCGGCTGTCCGTGCTGTCGCCGCACGGGACCTACACCCACACCGCCGACCGCGAGATGCAGATCCTCGCCGACGACGGCGTGAGCCTTCACGTGGAGGTCGACGACGGGAACCCGGCCGCCGCCTCGCCGGGCAAGCCGACCGTCGTCTTCTCGCACGGGTACACGCTCAGCCTGCGCAGCTGGGTGCTGCAGCGGCGCGCGCTCGTCGAGGCCGGCTACCGCGTCGTGCTGTGGGACCAGCGCAGCCACGGGCGGTCGGCGCTCGCCCCGGCGGAGTCCTGCACCATCGACCAGCTCGGCCGCGACCTGCACCGGGTCGTGCAGGAGACGGTCCCGGACGGCCCGCTCGTGCTCATCGGCCACTCGATGGGCGGCATGACCGTGATGTCCATGGCGGAGCAGTTCCCCGAGGTGGTGCGCGAACGCGTCGTCGCCGCGGCGTTCGTGGCGACCAGCGCCGGCGGGGAGAACATGCTGACGCTGGGCTTCGGCCAGTTCGTCGGCCGGGTCCTGGGCCGGCTCGGGCCCCGTTTCCTGTCCCGGCTGGGGACGCGTCAGGCGCTCGTCGACACCGCCCGCCGCGTCGGCCGCGAGGTGGAGGACCTCATCGTCGAGCGGTACAGCTTCGCCTCGCCGGTCTCGCCCGAGACCGTGCGCTACACCGCGGACATGATCATGGGCACGCCGCTGCAGGTGATGGCCGACTTCCTGCCCTCGATCGACGTGCACGACAAGCGCAAGGCCCTCGCCCAGTTCCACGGCATCGAGACCCTCGTGCTCAACGGCGCCCAGGACCTGCTCACACCCCCGGCGCACTCCGAGGCGATCGTGCGGCTCGTCCCCGGCGCCGAGCACGTCGTCGTCGAGGAGGCCGGGCACATCATCATGCTCGAGCACCCCGAGGTGCTGGACGAGCAGTTCCTCTCCCTCATCGAGCGGGGCATGCGCGCGGCCGAGGCCGGCGTCCCCGTCGAGGGCAAGCCCCGCGTCCGCCGCACGCTCACGGACCTGGCCAAGAAGCGCCGGGTCGCCGACGCGCGGCGGACGCCCGCACCGCGCCGGAGGTCCCGTCGTGCCTGA
- the tsaE gene encoding tRNA (adenosine(37)-N6)-threonylcarbamoyltransferase complex ATPase subunit type 1 TsaE: MSWQSWSVTSPPLVAAEDTRAWGERLGRLLRAGDLVVLTGELGAGKTTLTQGLAEGLGVRGPITSPTFVIARVHPSLVGGPALVHVDAYRLGGFAELDDLDLDASLEDSVTVVEWGHGLAEDLADDRLELVLRGEDTRTVRLDAHGSHWDTDALATLAQEA, from the coding sequence GTGAGCTGGCAGTCCTGGTCGGTCACCAGCCCGCCCCTCGTCGCTGCCGAGGACACCCGAGCCTGGGGCGAGCGGCTGGGTCGCCTGCTCCGCGCCGGCGACCTCGTCGTCCTGACCGGTGAGCTCGGCGCCGGCAAGACCACCCTGACGCAGGGGCTGGCCGAGGGGCTCGGGGTGCGCGGACCGATCACGTCGCCCACCTTCGTCATCGCCCGGGTGCACCCGTCGCTGGTCGGCGGACCCGCCCTCGTGCACGTCGACGCCTACCGGCTGGGCGGGTTCGCCGAGCTCGACGACCTCGACCTCGATGCCTCGCTGGAGGACTCCGTGACCGTCGTCGAGTGGGGCCACGGCCTGGCCGAGGACCTCGCCGACGACCGGCTCGAGCTGGTCCTGAGGGGCGAGGACACCCGTACGGTCCGGCTCGACGCGCACGGGTCCCACTGGGACACCGACGCGCTCGCGACCCTGGCGCAGGAGGCCTGA